One Stenotrophomonas oahuensis genomic region harbors:
- a CDS encoding hypoxanthine-guanine phosphoribosyltransferase has protein sequence MPNLTISQALAQADLLVDRPTIDKAIGSIADAIAADYKGEVPLFLSIMHGALPFAGQLALELGARGQDVQFDYLHATRYRGETTGGELVWKHKPATSLFGRRVLLVDDILDEGFTLQGVRTWCLEQGATDVRIAALTVKKHDRALPDVKADYAGVELPDRYVFGFGMDVNEALRCVPAIYAMKE, from the coding sequence ATGCCCAACCTCACCATTTCCCAGGCGCTGGCCCAGGCCGACCTGCTGGTTGACCGCCCCACCATCGACAAGGCCATCGGCTCCATCGCCGACGCCATTGCGGCCGACTACAAGGGCGAGGTGCCGCTGTTCCTGTCGATCATGCACGGTGCGCTGCCGTTCGCCGGCCAGCTGGCGCTGGAGCTTGGCGCGCGTGGCCAGGACGTGCAGTTCGATTACCTGCACGCCACCCGTTATCGCGGCGAAACCACCGGCGGCGAGCTGGTCTGGAAGCACAAGCCGGCCACCTCGCTGTTCGGCCGCCGCGTGCTGCTGGTCGACGACATCCTTGATGAAGGCTTCACCCTGCAGGGCGTGCGCACCTGGTGCCTGGAGCAGGGTGCCACCGACGTGCGCATCGCCGCGCTGACGGTCAAGAAGCACGACCGCGCGCTGCCGGACGTCAAGGCCGACTACGCCGGTGTCGAACTGCCGGACCGCTATGTGTTCGGGTTTGGCATGGACGTGAACGAGGCACTGCGTTGCGTGCCGGCCATCTACGCGATGAAGGAATGA
- the nagZ gene encoding beta-N-acetylhexosaminidase: MLVIGVAGTELTAQERDWLQHDAVAGVILFKRNFASRQQVAELSAALRAAAPRPLLICVDQEGGRVQRFREGYSALPPLQGFDALYAQDPEAALALAEQHAWLMASEVRASGVDLSFAPVVDLGRGNRAIGDRAFSADPQVVAAFTRAYVRGMHSVGMAATLKHFPGHGTVLEDTHVDNASDPRSLDELHALDLIPFAAGIDAGADAVMMAHVVYPQVAPEPAGYSPRWIQQILREQMGFRGVVFSDDIGMAASFSAGGVTARVHAHLDAGCDVVLVCHPELVDDALQAVQGRTLNTAALLGLIGRGGLGWDGLLADARHGSTQSRLLESLGRTV; this comes from the coding sequence ATGCTCGTGATCGGCGTTGCCGGGACCGAACTTACCGCCCAGGAACGCGATTGGCTGCAGCACGACGCCGTGGCTGGCGTCATTCTGTTCAAGCGCAACTTCGCCTCGCGCCAGCAGGTGGCTGAACTGTCGGCCGCCCTGCGCGCCGCCGCGCCGCGTCCGCTGTTGATCTGCGTGGACCAGGAAGGGGGCCGCGTGCAGCGCTTCCGCGAAGGCTATTCGGCGCTGCCGCCCCTTCAGGGATTCGATGCGCTGTACGCGCAGGACCCGGAGGCCGCGCTGGCCTTGGCCGAGCAACACGCCTGGCTGATGGCCAGCGAAGTACGCGCCAGCGGCGTGGACCTGAGCTTTGCCCCGGTGGTCGACCTCGGCCGCGGCAACCGCGCCATCGGCGATCGCGCCTTCAGCGCCGACCCGCAGGTGGTTGCCGCCTTTACCCGCGCCTACGTGCGCGGCATGCACAGCGTCGGCATGGCGGCCACTCTCAAGCATTTCCCGGGCCACGGCACCGTGCTCGAAGACACCCACGTCGACAACGCCAGTGATCCGCGTTCGCTGGATGAGCTGCATGCGCTGGACCTGATCCCCTTTGCTGCCGGCATCGACGCCGGGGCCGACGCGGTGATGATGGCGCACGTGGTCTACCCGCAGGTGGCCCCCGAACCGGCCGGCTACTCACCGCGCTGGATCCAGCAGATCCTGCGCGAGCAGATGGGTTTCCGTGGCGTGGTGTTTTCCGACGACATCGGCATGGCCGCGTCGTTCTCGGCCGGTGGCGTTACTGCCCGCGTGCATGCGCACCTGGATGCCGGCTGCGACGTCGTGCTGGTCTGCCATCCCGAACTGGTCGACGACGCCCTGCAGGCCGTGCAGGGCCGTACGCTCAATACCGCCGCATTGCTCGGCCTGATCGGCCGCGGCGGCCTTGGCTGGGATGGCCTGCTGGCCGATGCCCGCCATGGCAGCACCCAATCCCGTTTGCTTGAATCCCTTGGAAGAACCGTCTGA
- a CDS encoding CYTH domain-containing protein, translating to MPLEIERKYRVTSDAWRDQAHEVIPMAQGYLNDTASLDSGAQKASVRVRIQGEQAFLNLKSREIGHTRQEFDYPIPVDEARALLALCVGGLIDKRRHLVRHGGLLWEVDEFLGDNAGLVVAEVELEQADQAIDLPEWVGAEVTDEVRYYNLALAARPYSQWSETEK from the coding sequence ATGCCCCTGGAAATCGAACGCAAGTATCGGGTGACCTCCGACGCCTGGCGCGACCAGGCGCACGAGGTGATCCCCATGGCCCAGGGCTATCTCAACGACACCGCCTCGCTCGACAGTGGGGCACAGAAGGCATCGGTCCGGGTCCGCATCCAGGGCGAGCAGGCGTTCCTCAACCTCAAGTCGCGCGAGATCGGTCACACCCGGCAGGAGTTCGACTACCCGATTCCGGTCGACGAGGCGCGCGCGCTGCTGGCGCTGTGCGTGGGCGGGCTGATCGACAAGCGCCGCCATCTGGTTCGCCATGGCGGCCTGCTGTGGGAAGTGGACGAGTTCCTGGGCGACAACGCCGGACTGGTGGTGGCCGAGGTCGAGCTGGAGCAGGCCGACCAGGCCATCGACCTGCCTGAATGGGTGGGGGCCGAGGTCACCGACGAGGTCCGTTACTACAACCTGGCCCTGGCCGCGCGCCCCTACAGTCAGTGGTCTGAAACGGAAAAGTGA
- the rlmD gene encoding 23S rRNA (uracil(1939)-C(5))-methyltransferase RlmD, producing the protein MARSRSRLDRTPFQTDILDLSHDGRGVARREGEGGKVTFITGALPGEVVRAEPTARNRHFDEARTVEVLQPSAQRVEPRCPHFGVCAGCVLQHLEESQQIVAKQRVLMDNLTRIGHVAPGTVLPPLVGDSWGYRRKGRFSVRRVEKKDKTLVGFREQDPRFVADLSQCLTVIPEVGTKVSALSAFIETLDGKRDIPQIEFIAGDQAVMLTIRHMQPLSDSDRTAWIAFGQEHGFAISLQPGGVESVHPLWPAEVPLSFKLEPWNVELAFRPLDFIQVNAKLNVKMIQLALDLLDAGPDERVLDLFCGLGNFTLPLARTVREVVGVEGEAGLVARAKENAERNGLLNAQFFAADLTQDQRQASWMRQGFDKLLLDPPRSGAIEVLQQLPLKQFKRIVYVSCHPGSLARDAGYLVNEQGFTLVSAGAMDMFPHTAHVESIAVFERR; encoded by the coding sequence GTGGCCCGATCCCGCTCCCGCCTTGACCGTACCCCGTTCCAGACCGACATCCTAGACCTGAGCCATGATGGCCGCGGCGTGGCCCGCCGTGAAGGGGAGGGTGGCAAGGTCACCTTCATCACCGGCGCGCTGCCCGGCGAAGTCGTCCGCGCCGAGCCGACCGCCCGTAATCGTCATTTCGACGAGGCGCGCACCGTGGAGGTGCTGCAGCCCTCAGCACAACGGGTTGAGCCGCGCTGCCCGCATTTCGGCGTGTGCGCTGGCTGCGTGCTGCAGCACCTGGAAGAGTCGCAGCAGATCGTGGCCAAGCAGCGGGTGCTGATGGATAACCTGACCCGCATCGGCCATGTCGCACCCGGCACGGTGCTGCCGCCGCTGGTCGGCGACAGCTGGGGCTACCGTCGCAAGGGGCGCTTCTCGGTGCGCCGGGTGGAGAAGAAGGACAAGACCCTCGTCGGGTTCCGCGAACAGGATCCGCGCTTCGTCGCCGACCTCAGCCAGTGCCTGACCGTGATTCCCGAGGTGGGAACCAAGGTGTCGGCGCTGTCGGCGTTCATTGAGACCCTGGACGGCAAGCGCGATATCCCGCAGATCGAGTTCATTGCCGGCGATCAGGCGGTGATGCTGACCATCCGCCACATGCAGCCGCTCAGCGACAGCGATCGTACCGCCTGGATCGCGTTCGGCCAGGAACATGGATTCGCCATTTCGCTGCAGCCGGGCGGGGTGGAGTCGGTGCACCCCCTGTGGCCGGCCGAAGTGCCGCTGTCATTCAAGCTGGAACCGTGGAATGTCGAGCTGGCGTTCCGCCCGCTGGATTTCATCCAGGTCAACGCCAAGCTCAACGTGAAGATGATCCAGCTGGCGCTGGACCTGCTTGATGCCGGCCCGGACGAGCGCGTGCTGGACCTGTTCTGCGGACTCGGCAACTTCACCCTGCCGCTGGCGCGTACCGTGCGCGAGGTGGTTGGCGTGGAGGGCGAGGCCGGGCTGGTGGCGCGGGCGAAGGAGAACGCCGAGCGCAATGGCCTGCTCAACGCGCAGTTCTTCGCCGCCGACCTGACCCAGGACCAGCGCCAGGCCAGCTGGATGCGGCAGGGCTTCGACAAGCTGCTGCTTGACCCGCCGCGCTCGGGGGCGATCGAAGTGCTGCAGCAGCTGCCGCTGAAGCAGTTCAAGCGCATCGTCTACGTCAGCTGCCACCCGGGCTCGCTGGCCCGCGATGCCGGCTATCTGGTCAACGAGCAGGGCTTCACGCTGGTCAGCGCCGGGGCCATGGACATGTTCCCTCACACGGCGCATGTTGAAAGCATCGCCGTCTTCGAGCGCCGCTGA
- a CDS encoding Hpt domain-containing response regulator: MQMTPRESLPRLLLVEDDTISRGFFKAALEALPAEVDTADSLASAMDRGCAARHDLWLIDVNLPDGNGSELLQQLRRNRPDTPALAHTADADTSIHARLRDAGFRETLVKPLTGEQLLQAVRRALANSSGANATSTADPEGEREDWDEITALAALNGQRHHLIALRELFLAELPGVRDAVAQAVQQHDEPALRGQLHRLQASCGFVGAARLARAVRQLHQAPESIGAQTQFRAAVESLLH, from the coding sequence ATGCAGATGACCCCCCGGGAGTCCCTTCCCCGCTTGCTGCTCGTCGAGGACGACACCATCAGTCGTGGCTTTTTCAAGGCCGCGCTGGAAGCCCTTCCTGCCGAAGTGGACACCGCTGACTCACTTGCCAGCGCCATGGATCGCGGCTGTGCGGCTCGTCACGACCTGTGGCTGATCGACGTGAACCTGCCGGACGGCAATGGTAGCGAGCTGCTGCAGCAGCTGCGCCGCAACCGCCCGGACACTCCGGCGCTGGCCCATACCGCCGATGCAGATACCAGCATCCATGCACGACTGCGCGACGCAGGCTTTCGCGAGACGCTGGTGAAGCCACTCACGGGCGAACAGCTGCTGCAGGCGGTGCGCCGCGCACTGGCGAACAGTTCCGGGGCGAATGCGACATCCACAGCAGATCCCGAAGGCGAGCGCGAGGATTGGGATGAGATTACCGCCCTGGCCGCGCTGAACGGGCAGCGTCATCATCTGATTGCGCTACGTGAACTGTTCCTGGCAGAGCTGCCTGGCGTGCGTGATGCCGTGGCCCAGGCGGTGCAGCAGCATGACGAACCGGCGCTGCGCGGGCAATTGCATCGGCTGCAGGCCAGCTGTGGCTTTGTGGGCGCGGCACGATTGGCCCGGGCGGTGCGGCAGCTGCACCAGGCCCCCGAATCAATCGGCGCGCAGACGCAGTTCCGGGCGGCGGTGGAATCGTTGTTGCATTGA
- the recO gene encoding DNA repair protein RecO produces the protein MRIDDEPAFVLHARAWRETSLLVEVLTEQHGRLGVLARGVSSPRSQALRAALQPLQWIRLSAVQRGELAQLRQAEALDAAPRLTGDAMLAGFYVNELLLRLAPRQDPVPELYDAYGAVRQRLARAESLAWTLRRFERDLLEALGFGFDLAHGSDGEPIDPAARYELDPLEGPRRLLSERGIDARRGTATGSALLALAADDAPGGEDLASLRRPMRTVLLHHLGGRGLKSWEMIEALPR, from the coding sequence ATGCGTATCGACGACGAACCGGCTTTCGTCCTGCACGCCCGGGCCTGGCGCGAAACCAGCCTGCTGGTGGAAGTACTGACCGAGCAGCATGGGCGGTTGGGCGTGCTGGCGCGAGGCGTCAGCAGCCCACGCAGCCAGGCCCTGCGCGCGGCCCTGCAGCCGCTGCAGTGGATCCGCCTGAGCGCCGTACAGCGCGGCGAGCTGGCGCAGCTGCGACAGGCAGAAGCGCTGGATGCCGCGCCCCGTCTGACCGGCGACGCGATGTTGGCCGGGTTCTACGTCAACGAGCTGCTGCTCCGGCTGGCCCCACGCCAGGATCCGGTGCCTGAGTTGTATGACGCTTATGGCGCGGTCCGGCAGCGTCTTGCGCGGGCCGAGTCGCTGGCCTGGACCCTGCGGCGGTTCGAGCGCGATCTGTTGGAAGCGCTGGGGTTTGGCTTTGACCTGGCCCACGGCAGTGATGGTGAGCCGATCGACCCGGCCGCCCGCTATGAACTCGACCCACTGGAAGGGCCGCGCCGCCTGCTCAGCGAGCGCGGCATCGATGCGCGGCGGGGTACCGCCACGGGTAGCGCGTTACTGGCGTTGGCGGCCGATGACGCACCCGGCGGCGAAGATCTGGCCAGCCTGCGAAGGCCGATGCGCACGGTGCTGCTGCACCACCTGGGGGGGCGGGGATTGAAATCCTGGGAGATGATCGAGGCCTTACCCCGCTGA
- the era gene encoding GTPase Era has product MSEASSHHCGSVAVIGRPNVGKSTLTNALVGAKISIVSNRPQTTRHRLLGIASYPEGQIVLVDTPGLHKVQKRAMNRVMNRAARGSLEGVDAGMLVIEAGRWDEEDTLAFNVLSDAGIPVVLVVNKVDRLKDKGALLPFLQQITEGRTFAAVHPISAQKRNGLEALVRDLLKLLPEAPPMFGEDEITDRSQRFLAGELVREQLMRQLGEELPYATTVEIERFAEDGKLLRIGAVIWVEREGQKAIVIGKGGTRLKEIGAKSRLQMERLFGAKVFLETWVRVREGWSDDEAALKAFGYE; this is encoded by the coding sequence GTGAGCGAAGCATCCTCCCATCATTGCGGCAGCGTTGCCGTCATCGGCCGTCCCAACGTCGGCAAGTCCACCCTGACCAATGCCCTGGTCGGGGCCAAGATCAGTATTGTCTCCAACCGGCCGCAGACCACCCGTCACCGGCTGCTCGGCATCGCCAGCTACCCGGAAGGCCAGATCGTGCTGGTCGATACGCCCGGGCTGCACAAGGTCCAGAAGCGCGCCATGAACCGGGTGATGAACCGCGCCGCGCGTGGCTCTCTTGAAGGTGTGGACGCGGGCATGCTGGTCATCGAGGCCGGCCGTTGGGATGAAGAAGATACCCTGGCCTTCAACGTGCTCAGCGACGCCGGCATTCCGGTGGTGCTGGTGGTCAACAAGGTCGATCGGCTGAAGGACAAGGGCGCACTGCTGCCGTTCCTGCAGCAGATCACCGAAGGCCGCACGTTCGCCGCGGTCCATCCGATCTCGGCGCAGAAGCGCAATGGTCTGGAAGCGCTCGTTCGGGATCTGCTGAAACTGCTGCCCGAAGCCCCGCCGATGTTCGGCGAAGACGAAATCACCGACCGCAGCCAGCGCTTCCTGGCCGGCGAACTGGTGCGCGAGCAGCTCATGCGCCAGCTCGGCGAGGAACTGCCGTACGCGACCACGGTGGAAATCGAGCGCTTTGCCGAAGACGGCAAGCTTCTGCGTATCGGCGCGGTCATCTGGGTCGAGCGCGAAGGCCAGAAGGCCATTGTGATCGGCAAGGGCGGGACCCGGCTGAAGGAGATCGGTGCCAAGTCCCGCCTGCAGATGGAGCGGCTGTTCGGGGCCAAAGTGTTCCTGGAAACCTGGGTGCGCGTGCGCGAAGGCTGGTCTGACGACGAAGCCGCGCTGAAGGCATTCGGTTACGAATGA
- the rnc gene encoding ribonuclease III, which yields MPNNTFQRGDRIGHAFNDPGLLQQALTHRSAGTPNNERLEFLGDSIVNMMVAQALYQRWPKADEGALTRARAELVREGALAVIARSLELGDRLTLGPGEMKSGGHRRDSILADALEAVVAAIYLDAGFAACQAVVLPWFNTSMEALPATGRPEKDPKTRLQEWLQARQKALPQYELVSESGDDHAKTFRVRCGVTEPAVSTEGEGASRRLAEQQAAAAALEQLDSK from the coding sequence GTGCCCAATAACACCTTCCAACGTGGTGACCGCATCGGTCACGCTTTCAACGATCCGGGCCTGCTGCAGCAGGCCCTGACGCATCGCAGCGCCGGAACGCCGAACAACGAGCGGCTGGAGTTCCTGGGCGACAGCATCGTCAACATGATGGTGGCGCAGGCGTTGTACCAGCGCTGGCCCAAGGCGGACGAGGGTGCGCTGACCCGCGCCCGCGCCGAACTGGTGCGCGAGGGCGCGCTGGCCGTGATTGCGCGCAGCCTGGAGCTGGGCGACCGTCTGACCCTGGGGCCCGGGGAAATGAAGTCCGGCGGCCATCGTCGCGACTCGATCCTGGCCGACGCCCTGGAAGCCGTCGTCGCGGCCATTTACCTGGATGCCGGCTTTGCCGCCTGCCAGGCGGTGGTGCTGCCGTGGTTCAATACCTCAATGGAGGCCCTGCCGGCCACCGGCCGGCCCGAAAAGGACCCGAAGACCCGGCTGCAGGAATGGCTGCAGGCCCGGCAGAAGGCCCTGCCGCAGTACGAACTGGTGTCAGAGTCGGGTGACGACCACGCCAAGACCTTCCGGGTACGCTGTGGCGTAACCGAACCCGCTGTCAGCACCGAAGGCGAAGGGGCCTCGCGACGACTGGCCGAACAACAGGCGGCCGCCGCCGCCCTAGAGCAACTGGATTCCAAGTGA
- a CDS encoding DUF4845 domain-containing protein: protein MKTMKTQRGMTLTSFLVVAIVVGFGLYVAMKLFPMYQEYYSVKAALKGVAQEPGVASMEPGKVQDLFFRRLYINYSENVKPANVKMQRVNGGWNMTVNYEVRRPLVGNLDVVGKFDTQQELTLSGAQ from the coding sequence ATGAAGACGATGAAAACGCAGCGTGGCATGACCCTGACCTCGTTCCTGGTGGTGGCCATCGTGGTGGGCTTCGGCCTGTATGTCGCGATGAAGCTGTTCCCGATGTACCAGGAGTACTACTCGGTCAAGGCCGCGCTCAAGGGCGTGGCGCAGGAGCCGGGCGTGGCCAGCATGGAGCCCGGCAAGGTGCAGGACCTGTTCTTCCGTCGCCTGTACATCAATTACTCCGAGAACGTGAAGCCGGCCAACGTGAAGATGCAACGCGTCAACGGTGGCTGGAACATGACGGTCAACTACGAAGTGCGCCGGCCGCTGGTTGGCAATCTCGATGTGGTTGGCAAGTTCGACACCCAACAGGAACTGACACTCAGCGGTGCCCAATAA
- the lepB gene encoding signal peptidase I: protein MKLFEILLVVLTLSSGLILLADKLYFAKRRAARAGLLDSEPVLVDYSRAFFPVLAIVLVVRSFIAEPYKIPSSSMMPNLLIGDFILVNKFAYGLRLPLNNAKVVPVGEPARGDVVVFHFPGHSDTDPNKGENFIKRVIGVPGDEVVFQGDSLVLNGEPVKYENKGLYAGHRGQGEGATLLVEQLPGRTHTVLETDYPRGEGQWTVPPGKYLVMGDNRDNSDDGRFWGLLPEENLRGKAFLIWLNCSGWFCKDGFEPSRIGTGIN from the coding sequence ATGAAACTGTTTGAAATCCTTCTGGTCGTGCTGACCCTGTCGTCCGGCCTGATCCTGCTGGCCGACAAGCTGTACTTCGCCAAGCGCCGTGCCGCGCGTGCCGGCCTGCTGGATTCCGAACCGGTGCTGGTGGACTACTCGCGGGCGTTCTTCCCGGTGCTGGCCATCGTGCTGGTGGTGCGCAGCTTCATTGCCGAGCCGTACAAGATTCCGTCCAGCTCGATGATGCCCAACCTGCTGATCGGCGACTTCATCCTGGTCAACAAGTTCGCCTACGGCCTGCGCCTGCCGTTGAACAATGCCAAGGTGGTGCCGGTCGGTGAGCCCGCGCGCGGCGATGTGGTGGTGTTCCACTTCCCGGGTCACTCCGACACCGACCCGAACAAGGGTGAGAACTTCATCAAGCGCGTGATCGGCGTGCCGGGTGACGAGGTCGTGTTCCAGGGCGACTCCCTGGTCCTGAACGGCGAACCGGTGAAGTACGAGAACAAGGGGTTGTATGCTGGCCACCGTGGGCAGGGCGAAGGTGCCACGCTGCTGGTCGAGCAGCTACCGGGCCGTACCCATACCGTGCTGGAGACCGATTACCCCCGCGGTGAGGGCCAGTGGACCGTGCCGCCGGGCAAGTATCTGGTGATGGGCGACAACCGTGACAACAGTGACGACGGCCGCTTCTGGGGCCTGCTGCCGGAGGAAAATCTCCGCGGCAAGGCATTCCTGATCTGGCTGAACTGCTCGGGCTGGTTCTGCAAGGACGGTTTCGAACCGTCGCGGATCGGTACCGGGATCAACTGA
- the lepA gene encoding translation elongation factor 4, which translates to MRNIRNFSIIAHVDHGKSTLADRIIQLCGGLQAREMEAQVLDSNPIERERGITIKAQSVSLPYVAKDGQTYHLNFIDTPGHVDFSYEVSRSLAACEGALLVVDAAQGVEAQSVANCYTAVEQGLEVVPVINKIDLPTADIDRAKGEIEAVIGIDASDAVPVSAKTGLNVQDVLEAIVHRIPPPQPRDTDKLQALIIDSWFDNYLGVVSLVRVMQGQIKPGDKLQVMSTGRNHQVDNVGVFTPKRKVLPALRAGEVGWVTASIKDVHGAPVGDTLTLAGDPAPKPLPGFQEMQPRVFAGLFPVDAEDYPDLREALDKLRLNDAALRFEPESSEAMGFGFRCGFLGMLHMEIVQERLEREYNLDLISTAPTVVYEVLKTDGSIVNMDNPAKLPPVNMVEEIREPIIRANVLTPEEYIGNIIKLCEEKRGSQIGINYLGSQVQISYELPMAEVVLDFFDKLKSVSRGYASLDYHFVRFDAGPFVRVDVLINGDKVDALSLIVHRSHADRRGRELCEKMKDLIPRQMFDVAIQAAVGSQIIARTTVKAMRKNVLAKCYGGDVSRKKKLLEKQKEGKKRMKQVGRVEIPQEAFLAVLQMDK; encoded by the coding sequence ATGCGGAACATCCGCAACTTCTCCATCATCGCCCACGTCGACCACGGCAAGTCCACGCTGGCCGACCGCATCATCCAGCTCTGTGGCGGCCTCCAGGCCCGCGAGATGGAGGCGCAGGTGCTCGACTCCAATCCGATCGAGCGTGAGCGTGGCATCACCATCAAGGCCCAGTCGGTGTCGCTGCCGTACGTGGCCAAGGATGGGCAGACCTACCACCTGAACTTCATCGACACCCCGGGGCACGTCGACTTCTCGTATGAAGTCAGCCGCTCGCTGGCGGCCTGTGAAGGCGCGCTGCTGGTGGTCGATGCGGCCCAAGGCGTGGAAGCGCAATCGGTCGCCAACTGCTACACCGCAGTGGAGCAGGGCCTGGAAGTAGTGCCGGTGATCAACAAGATCGACCTGCCTACCGCCGACATCGACCGTGCCAAGGGCGAGATCGAAGCCGTGATCGGCATCGACGCCAGCGACGCGGTGCCGGTCAGTGCCAAGACCGGCCTGAACGTGCAGGACGTGCTGGAAGCCATCGTGCACCGCATTCCGCCGCCGCAGCCGCGCGATACCGACAAGCTGCAGGCACTGATCATCGACTCCTGGTTCGACAACTACCTGGGCGTGGTCTCGCTGGTGCGCGTGATGCAGGGGCAGATCAAGCCTGGCGACAAGCTGCAGGTGATGTCCACCGGCCGCAACCACCAGGTCGACAACGTCGGCGTGTTCACCCCCAAGCGCAAGGTGCTGCCGGCCCTGCGCGCCGGTGAGGTGGGCTGGGTGACGGCCAGCATCAAGGACGTGCATGGTGCGCCGGTCGGCGACACCCTGACCCTGGCCGGCGACCCGGCCCCGAAGCCACTGCCGGGCTTCCAGGAGATGCAGCCGCGCGTGTTCGCCGGCCTGTTCCCGGTCGATGCCGAAGACTATCCGGACCTGCGTGAGGCGCTGGACAAGCTGCGCCTGAACGACGCGGCGCTGCGCTTCGAGCCGGAAAGCTCCGAGGCCATGGGCTTCGGCTTCCGCTGCGGCTTCCTCGGCATGCTGCACATGGAAATCGTGCAGGAACGCCTGGAACGCGAGTACAACCTGGACCTGATCAGCACCGCGCCGACCGTGGTGTATGAAGTGCTCAAGACCGACGGTTCCATCGTCAACATGGACAACCCGGCCAAGCTGCCGCCGGTGAACATGGTCGAGGAAATCCGCGAGCCGATCATCCGCGCCAACGTGCTCACTCCCGAGGAGTACATCGGCAACATCATCAAGCTGTGCGAGGAAAAGCGCGGCAGCCAGATCGGCATCAACTACCTCGGCAGCCAGGTGCAGATCAGCTACGAGCTGCCGATGGCCGAGGTGGTGCTGGACTTCTTCGACAAGCTCAAGTCGGTCAGCCGTGGCTATGCCTCGCTGGACTACCACTTCGTGCGTTTCGACGCCGGCCCGTTCGTGCGGGTGGACGTGCTGATCAATGGCGACAAGGTCGATGCGTTGTCGCTGATCGTGCACCGCAGCCATGCCGACCGCCGTGGCCGTGAGCTGTGCGAAAAGATGAAGGACCTCATTCCCCGGCAGATGTTCGACGTGGCCATCCAGGCCGCGGTCGGCTCGCAGATCATCGCCCGCACCACGGTCAAGGCGATGCGCAAGAACGTGTTGGCCAAGTGCTATGGTGGCGACGTTTCGCGCAAGAAGAAGCTGCTGGAGAAGCAGAAGGAAGGCAAGAAGCGCATGAAGCAGGTGGGCCGGGTGGAGATTCCGCAGGAAGCCTTCCTCGCCGTGCTGCAGATGGACAAGTAA